A genomic segment from Spinacia oleracea cultivar Varoflay chromosome 3, BTI_SOV_V1, whole genome shotgun sequence encodes:
- the LOC130470154 gene encoding uncharacterized protein: MDRSWITTTKLGDLKYKAGVMEFLKFALENNTEGHDKLPCPCYVCHNLMHHKASVILSHLSKWEFDTTYTCWYRHGEKRGETSGHQNHNSNEGDRMADTNEGDRREDMRYQFQEGVDEDPEVIEQLLTDSEKPLYENSEHTQLSAIVKLYNVKVGYGVTDQCFTAFLKVFKAILPAGNILPGGSYKAKKMLHTTDLRYEKIHACPNDCILYRDEYESLKNCPKCDVSRYKKQKEGIPAKVLWYFPIIARFKRMYSDAGDAEKLTWHKFGRKKDDGLLRHPADSPQWKFIDGKFGDFGKEERNLRLGLSTDGMNPYGSLSSIHSTWPVMLVTYNLSPSLCMKRKYIILSMLISGPKQPGNDIDVYLAPLIDDLKLLWEKGVQVFDASRNEMFNLRAMLFCTIQDYPAYGNLSGYTVKGECACPICEYGLKGKWLPASKKHVYFDHRPFLPHDHQYRKLKKAFNGEQNFECRPKVFTSQEVFEKVKDIKITFGKLNKNKDALPKQGYKKCSVFWRLPYWRFLFVRHSLDVMHIEKNVFDSLIGTLLNIDKKTKDGPKARDDLKEWNI; this comes from the coding sequence ATGGATCGAAGTTggataacaacaacaaaattggGTGACCTAAAATACAAAGCTGGGGTTATGGAATTCCTTAAATTTGCTTTGGAAAATAACACTGAAGGTCATGATAAGTTGCCTTGTCCTTGTTATGTCTGTCATAATCTTATGCATCACAAAGCTAGTGTAATACTGAGCCACTTGAGTAAATGGGAATTTGATACAACATATACTTGTTGGTATCGTCATGGTGAAAAGAGGGGAGAAACTTCTGGTCATCAAAACCACAATAGTAATGAGGGTGATAGAATGGCGGATACTAATGAAGGTGATAGAAGGGAGGACATGAGGTATCAATTTCAGGAAGGAGTTGATGAGGATCCTGAAGTGATAGAACAACTATTGACTGATTCTGAGAAGCCTTTATACGAAAATAGTGAGCACACACAATTATCAGCTATAGTTAAGCTTTACAATGTGAAGGTGGGTTATGGTGTGACAGATCAATGTTTTACGGCGTTTCTCAAGGTGTTCAAAGCCATACTTCCCGCAGGCAATATTTTGCCGGGTGGTTCATATAAGGCAAAAAAGATGTTGCACACAACGGACTTGCGTTATGAAAAAATTCATGCTTGCcctaatgattgcatattgtaTCGAGATGAATATGAATCTTTAAAGAATTGTCCTAAGTGCGATGTCTCGAGGTATAAGaaacaaaaggaaggaattccgGCTAAGGTTTTGTGGTACTTTCCAATAATAGCAAGGTTCAAAAGAATGTATTCAGATGCAGGAGATGCGGAGAAGTTAACATGGCATAAATTTGGTCGGAAAAAAGATGATGGGTTACTAAGACACCCAGCTGACTCTCCGCAGTGGAAATTTATTGATGGAAAATTCGGTGATTTTGGTAAAGAAGAACGAAACCTACGCCTTGGATTGTCTACTGATGGTATGAATCCATATGGTTCTCTCAGTAGCATCCATAGTACTTGGCCGGTCATGTTGGTGACGTACAATTTATCTCCTTCCTTGTGTATGAAAAGAAAGTATATTATCTTGTCAATGCTTATTTCTGGGCCAAAACAACCGGGAAATGACATCGATGTGTACTTGGCACCTCTTATTGACGATTTAAAGTTGTTGTGGGAAAAAGGTGTTCAAGTGTTCGATGCTAGTCGGAATGAAATGTTCAATTTAAGAGCCATGTTGTTCTGCACTATCCAAGATTATCCAGCGTATGGTAATCTTTCTGGTTATACCGTGAAAGGGGAATGTGCCTGTCCTATATGTGAATATGGTTTGAAGGGAAAGTGGTTACCAGCGTCGAAAAAACATGTGTACTTTGATCATCGTCCATTTCTTCCTCATGATCATCAGTACCGCAAATTGAAAAAGGCTTTTAATGGGGAACAAAATTTTGAATGTCGCCCAAAAGTATTTACTAGCCAAGAAGTGTTTGAAAAGGTAAAAGACATTAAAATTACATTTGGCAAGTTGAACAAAAATAAAGATGCCCTTCCTAAACAGGGATACAAAAAGTGTTCCGTTTTTTGGCGTCTTCCTTATTGGAGATTTTTATTTGTGCGACATTCTCTGGATGTGATGCATATCGAGAAAAATGTGTTTGATAGTCTGATTGGCACATTATTGAATATTGATAAGAAGACAAAAGACGGTCCTAAGGCTCGAGATGATTTGAAGGAATGGAATATTTGA